The following nucleotide sequence is from Acidobacteriota bacterium.
GATTCCGTCGATCTTGCGGACGCGCGCCTCGATCTCGTCGCGCTTCTTCGGCGTCGTCACCCGGCCGGCGAGCAGCACGGAGCGGTCCGTGACCTGGATTTCGATGCTGTCGAAGACCGTGTAGTGCGGGTAGGCGCTGATCGTCTGCGAGATGCGTTGCGCGAGATCGCGGTCGCTCATCTGCGCCGCACCCGTGGCGGCGCAAGCCGACAGCACGACCGCGGTGCGCAGCAGCAGGGAACGCGATCTCCTCCACATTACGGGCGTCCGTCGGGCAAATGCCTGGAGTCGAGCAAAGAGAGTACCAGAGCTTCGCAGGGCAGGCCCGTTTCTGTCCAGCGTCAGCCGGCGGAGGAGCGTACTCGGCGCCGGACACGCCGCGCCGGGAGCATCGCCGTGCCCGCGTTACAGCATCGCAATCGTGAGCAGGCCCGCCGTCATGAGGATCACCTGGCGCACGGCGTTGCGGTCGAGCGTTCCGCGGTGCAGCGTCGGGATCAGGTCGACCATGGCGATGTAGAGGAAGCTGCCGGCGGCGAACGCCAGCACGTACGGCACGACGAGCGGGACGCCGGTCCCGAAGAGCAGCATGGCCGCCGCGCCGAGCACGCCCCCCGTGGCCGACGTCAGGTTCAGCAGGACGGCACGGCGGCGCGAGTAGCCAGCGGCGAGCAGGATGGCGAAGTCGCCGGCCTCCTGCGGCACTTCGTGCGCGACGATCGCCACGGCCGTCGTGACGCCGAGCGGCAGCGAAATCAGCACGGCCGCGGCGATGACGACGCCGTCGACGAACGTGTGGATCGCGTCGCCGGCGATGAGCAGCGTCGCCGTGCTCCGATGGACATCGCACGCCTCGTCGTCATGCCAGTGGTGCCAGAGCACGAGCTTCTCGAACAGGAAGAACGCCAGCACGCCGGCGAGCAACGCGGCGGCGGCTCGTCGCGGCTCGAGCGAGATCAAGGCCTCGGGCAGCAGGCCGAGCAAGGCCGCACCCAGCA
It contains:
- a CDS encoding ZIP family metal transporter; translation: MLRWVTALGLSVLGSAGGLLVSSVILFVRTDARTRAVPWLVSYAVGTLLGAALLGLLPEALISLEPRRAAAALLAGVLAFFLFEKLVLWHHWHDDEACDVHRSTATLLIAGDAIHTFVDGVVIAAAVLISLPLGVTTAVAIVAHEVPQEAGDFAILLAAGYSRRRAVLLNLTSATGGVLGAAAMLLFGTGVPLVVPYVLAFAAGSFLYIAMVDLIPTLHRGTLDRNAVRQVILMTAGLLTIAML